In the genome of bacterium, the window GGTCGCCTTGAAGAAGACCGAGCCCGAACTTCCGGAGGTGCTGAAGGGCCCCACCGAACCGGCGATGGGGCTTTGGCCCTTTGCCGTGAAGCGGTAAAGCAGGTCGTTGGTGGACGAACCCAGGAGGTTGGCTTTGATCTCGGAAGAAAGGGGGATGGAGACGGTCAGGGACTCGGGACGCACGGGCGCCACCGGCGATTGGGCGTTATTGCCGCAGCCCGTCAAGAAGGCTATTCCCAGTAACAATAGAAGGGACCAAGATTTTGGGAAAACCGATTTCAAATAGGCTTCCAAAGTGGCTGGGATCGGGCGTTGATTGGTTTTGAATGGCCGATATTCTATCTGGGAGCGCCGGAAACATCGGGTAAATTTCCGAAAAATTTACCCGAATAGCCGAACTTTAAAATGTTAAAAAAAGGGGGCAAACAAAGGGTTTTAATCCCTTAGGCGGCGCCAAAAACACCCGAAGGCCAGGCCGAACCAGGTCAAAAGGCTCAAAAAAAGCCCCAAACGGAAGGAATTGGGTTCGTAACGGAACATCACCCGCTCCAATCCGCCTTGGGAAAGGGGCACGGCCATGAAAAGGGCGTCGGCCCGGAAGATCGGCACCGGACGGCCGTCCACCCAGGCGTGCCACCCTGGGGAAAAGGACTCGTCGAACACCAAATACCCGGGTCTCTCACAGGAGACCTCGAACTGGGCCTCGCAAGGCGAAGGACGGTTCTCGGTGATGGTCGTCGGCTCCTTGAACCAGCGGTCGAAAAGGGCGCTCGCCTTCTCCCAAAGCGACGGACCCTGGCCGACGGCCGAACGCCGG includes:
- a CDS encoding YfhO family protein, which codes for GAKTFLLPGPLPGFKYGLKERVGPFLANLNAGAMSSAWKVDRVREMADRPEVIRALLDPRVFLEQEAFTEKAPGGGSVVLSPARRSAVGQGPSLWEKASALFDRWFKEPTTITENRPSPCEAQFEVSCERPGYLVFDESFSPGWHAWVDGRPVPIFRADALFMAVPLSQGGLERVMFRYEPNSFRLGLFLSLLTWFGLAFGCFWRRLRD